From the Colletotrichum lupini chromosome 10, complete sequence genome, one window contains:
- a CDS encoding bacterial alpha-L-rhamnosidase domain-containingprotein: protein MVSSSSSSLLLGLALLFTNTAAQSCWRNATCTHPTEASFPGPWDANIYAPDSRTARPKSILSLATGDHLASFPSPESQTLTGNGSALVFDFGVLVGGLTSVNYTLSGTGTGNTTESVTLGLAWTEAKNWIGEYSDNSNGNYRGPGQTLISVDGALFHQIAVPGPGSYTVPFPQLRGGFRYLTLYLMTNTSSQTLTIDDVSLEIVFQPTWSNLRAYQGYFHSSHPLLNKIWYSGAYTLQTNAAPPETGRVLTEDITSGGWSNDAWLGVGSSLLLDGAKRDRWIWPGDMGVAVPSAFVSTGDLESARNAIQTMFDFQRDSGIFPRAGPPYLDATSDAYHMWTMIGAYNYVLFSGDTDWLAANWATYLKAMDYIYGKIIPETGIMNATAAGDWARYVNSLNGSAPNMLLYRTLTTGAFLADLAPAVRTSNLTAPAGTNLTETWLARAASLKKAIFTHLWDPTKGAFIDGYKNRTLYPQDANAYALAFNLVSPSSPEAASISTALTQNWTPIGPASPELPGNVSPFISSIEIEAHFAAGRPDRAMQLIRDSWGWYLNHPNGTGSTVIEGYLVDGTFGYRRGRGYTDDPSYVSHAHGWSSGPTSAMTEYLVGLRVTAPAGREWSLKPASFGGEAEGLPAEAEAGFTTALGRFSAEWVVEEGGGFASVEWDVPEGTRGWVQLGAEEGRWVEGGKGSARVTCGKGTGARGRRRAASGP, encoded by the coding sequence ATGGTCTCATCCTCATCGTCCTCCCTTCTCCTAGGCCTCGCCCTTCTCTTCACAAACACAGCAGCCCAATCCTGCTGGCGCAACGCAACCTGCACCCACCCAACCGAAGCATCCTTCCCAGGCCCCTGGGACGCAAACATCTACGCCCCAGACTCCCGCACAGCCCGCCCAAAGTCCATCCTCTCCCTCGCAACAGGCGATCATCTCGCCTCCTTCCCCTCTCCCGAGTCACAAACCCTCACCGGCAATGGCTCCGCGCTCGTCTTCGACTTTGGCGTCCTCGTCGGCGGCCTCACCTCGGTGAACTACACACTCTCCGGCACCGGCACCGGCAACACCACCGAGTCCGTGACCCTCGGCCTCGCCTGGACGGAAGCAAAGAACTGGATCGGCGAGTACTCGGACAACTCCAACGGAAACTACCGCGGTCCGGGCCAGACTCTCATCTCCGTCGACGGCGCCCTCTTCCACCAAATCGCCGTCCCCGGCCCGGGCTCCTACACCGTCCCCTTCCCCCAGCTCCGCGGCGGCTTCCGATACCTCACCCTCTACCTCATGACAAACACCTCGTCGCAAACTCTCACGATCGACGACGTCTCCCTCGAGATCGTCTTCCAACCAACCTGGTCCAACCTCCGCGCCTACCAAGGCTACTTCCACTCCTCCCACCCCCTCCTCAACAAAATCTGGTACTCGGGCGCCTACACCCTCCAAACCAACGCCGCACCGCCCGAGACAGGCCGCGTCCTCACGGAAGACATCACGTCCGGCGGCTGGTCCAACGACGCCTGGCTCGGCGTGGGTTcctccctcctcctcgaCGGCGCCAAACGCGACCGCTGGATCTGGCCGGGTGACATGGGCGTCGCCGTGCCCTCCGCCTTCGTCAGCACCGGCGACCTCGAGTCCGCGCGCAACGCCATCCAGACAATGTTTGACTTCCAGCGGGACTCGGGCATCTTCCCCCGCGCGGGCCCGCCGTATCTGGACGCCACGAGCGATGCGTACCACATGTGGACCATGATCGGCGCGTACAACTACGTGCTGTTTTCTGGTGATACGGACTGGCTGGCGGCGAACTGGGCGACGTACCTGAAGGCGATGGACTACATTTACGGGAAGATCATACCCGAGACGGGGATCATGAATGCCACGGCCGCGGGCGATTGGGCGCGCTACGTTAACTCGCTGAATGGGAGCGCGCCGAACATGCTCCTCTACCGCACTCTCACCACCGGCGCCTTTCTCGCAGACCTCGCTCCCGCCGTTCGCACATCAAACCTCACAGCACCAGCAGGGACAAACCTCACAGAAACCTGGCTCGCCCGCGCAGCCTCCCTCAAGAAAGCAATCTTCACCCACCTCTGGGACCCGACAAAGGGAGCCTTCATCGACGGCTACAAGAACCGCACCCTCTACCCCCAAGACGCAAACGCCTACGCCCTAGCCTTCAACCTCGTCTCCCCCTCCAGCCCCGAAGCCGCCTCCATCTCCACAGCCCTGACCCAAAACTGGACCCCCATCGGCCCAGCCTCCCCCGAACTGCCGGGCAACGTCTCCCCCTTCATCTCCAGCATCGAAATCGAAGCGCACTTCGCCGCAGGCCGCCCCGATCGCGCGATGCAGCTCATCCGCGACAGCTGGGGGTGGTACCTGAACCACCCCAACGGCACGGGCTCGACCGTGATCGAGGGGTACCTCGTCGACGGCACGTTCGGGTACCGCAGGGGCCGGGGGTACACGGACGACCCCAGCTACGTGAGCCACGCGCACGGGTGGAGTTCGGGTCCGACGAGCGCGATGACGGAGTACCTCGTCGGGCTGCGCGTCACGGCGCCCGCGGGCCGGGAGTGGAGTCTGAAGCCGGCTTCGTTTGGCGGCGAGGCGGAGGGGTTGCcggcggaggcggaggcCGGGTTTACGACGGCGCTGGGGCGGTTCAGTGCCGAGTGGGTTGTTGAAGAGGGCGGTGGGTTTGCGAGCGTGGAGTGGGATGTGCCTGAGGGGACGAGGGGATGGGTGCAGCTCGGGGCCGAGGAGGGACGGTGGGTTGAGGGCGGAAAGGGGAGTGCGAGGGTTACGTGTGGGAAGGGGACAGGGGCTCGGGGGAGGAGACGCGCGGCCTCCGGGCCGTGA
- a CDS encoding SAFF domain-containing protein, translating into MDDLARAEYPAMLEHLQPMQAVNVLTDRVKRINKINTEIADWLQERRRVEDQYVQSLKKLLAFKVPNSSSELGVFSGPWDKILQSVDSTAHSHHVFASQLEKDVEGPLRNFSSRKEMQNMQTITANLTSMARDLEDAQKKTEALARKGPKTNAQKMADATARLESTTQQWDSQAPFIFETLQALDEQRVNQLRDLLTQYETHESDQAQRNQSRAADTLASMLEISTEQEIASFKERILSGRPRLEKRATASRQSSNAPTSQTLAPPPPPPSSLGHHDDDASEHSGLGEGKSESKLRSRIGTMLGRRRQSVHGGFGQISPGKGGVPSFGRGLSSSHSSTHVRPGLSPRASSNNLNETNNRLSALPETPDSPRPPQSSGTDGPLHEGTNGFSNFQSDSARLGSSAGPVNGNHDTDALDVAPPPGPPPSQGKDSQAKDDEGFTIRPPDNDPISQAQREAAEENEQMFKLNIASSPIAEEDADAKQAAMSNVANTLTQMAAPSRKLGTVRGRRDVRNTIYVPPPSLPEPELTNENPFPTSPSLPSQSSKPTTVAALTSEASIAATSDTQSIRSANSLVSLAHLKHPEMHQPGLNASVIETVSATFEDGTVKSAKVHGEIAFAYHATGDTPQEHETIRINNFPSLEVIGPNRIFVQNSLGKSDEFNLDVSHLNKTSTAFTYRVHAGDADGSGLAAQVPLLIRPAWKPQGDKLGLLLQYSLNPASNLTAPVTLQNVVFVATYEGAKASGAQTKPTGTHLKDKHLVYWRLGDLTLTNEIQKIVCRIVGAENAEPKPGHIEARWELTPEILGSGISISRLEETKGKGKDEDADPFADDNPTSPALPADQQWVDVNLVKKITSGKYEAK; encoded by the exons ATGGATGATCTCGCGAGGGCCGAGTACCCGGCCATGCTG GAGCACCTCCAGCCCATGCAGGCCGTGAACGTCCTTACCGATCGTGTGAAGAGAATAAACAAGATCAACACCGAGATCGCAGACTGGTTGCAG GAACGCCGCCGAGTTGAAGATCAATACGTCCAAAGCCTCAAAAAATTGCTCGCCTTCAAGGTCCCCAACAGCTCGTCTGAGCTTGG CGTCTTTTCCGGTCCTTGGGACAAAATCCTCCAATCCGTCGACTCAACTGCCCACTCCCACCACGTTTTCGCGAGCCAGCTCGAAAAAGATGTCGAGGGTCCCCTGCGTAACTTCTCGTCCCGCAAGGAGATGCAGAACATGCAGACTATCACCGCCAACTTGACCTCCATGGCCCGAGACCTAGAAGATGCCCAGAAGAAGACTGAAGCCTTGGCTCGAAAGGGCCCCAAGACGAACGCCCAGAAGATGGCGGATGCCACGGCGAGACTGGAGTCTACCACCCAGCAGTGGGATTCGCAGGCTCCCTTCATCTTCGAGACCCTCCAAGCCCTCGACGAGCAACGCGTCAACCAGCTGCGCGACCTGCTGACGCAATACGAGACCCACGAAAGCGACCAGGCGCAACGAAACCAGAGCCGCGCTGCTGACACCTTGGCTTCCATGCTGGAGATCAGCACCGAGCAAGAAATCGCGAGCTTCAAGGAAAGGATTCTGTCTGGCAGACCGAGGTTGGAGAAGAGGGCCACGGCGTCTAGACAATCCTCTAATGCCCCCACGAGCCAGACTCTGGCACCACCTCCACCGCCGCCCAGCAGTCTCGGCCACCACGACGATGACGCAAGCGAACACTCTGGTCTGGGCGAAGGAAAGAGCG AGTCGAAGCTGCGAAGCCGAATCGGCACGATGCTCGGCCGCCGCCGGCAGAGCGTCCACGGCGGATTCGGTCAGATTTCTCCCGGCAAGGGCGGTGTCCCTTCGTTCGGCCGAGGCCTTAGCAGCAGCCATAGTAGCACTCACGTTCGCCCCGGCCTTTCTCCCCGAGCATCGTCGAATAACCTGAACGAGACGAACAACCGCCTCTCCGCTCTTCCCGAAACACCTGACTCTCCCAGACCACCTCAGTCCTCCGGAACAGACGGGCCGCTCCATGAAGGCACCAACGGCTTCAGCAACTTCCAATCGGATAGTGCTCGGTTGGGTTCTTCTGCTGGTCCCGTCAACGGAAATCACGATACCGATGCTTTGGATGTTGCTCCTCCACCCGGTCCTCCCCCGTCACAGGGCAAGGATTCTCAAGCCAAGGACGACGAAGGCTTCACGATCCGGCCACCCGATAATGATCCAATTTCCCAGGCTCAGCGCGAGGCTGCTGAGGAGAATGAGCAAATGTTCAAGCTTAACATTGCGAGCTCGCCCATCGCCGAGGAGGATGCTGATGCGAAGCAAGCTGCCATGTCGAATGTCGCAAACACGCTGACCCAGATGGCTGCTCCGTCACGCAAGCTAGGAACTGTTCGAGGACGTAGGGACGTGAGAAATACCATCTACGTCCCGCCCCCTAGCCTGCCTGAACCCGAGCTCACCAACGAAAACCCATTCCCAACATCGCCATCATTGCCAAGCCAGTCGTCCAAGCCCACGACCGTCGCTGCCCTCACATCCGAGGCAAGCATTGCCGCAACATCAGACACGCAGTCGATCCGCTCCGCAAACTCCCTCGTGAGCCTCGCGCACCTGAAGCATCCCGAAATGCACCAGCCTGGACTCAACGCCTCCGTCATTGAAACGGTGTCCGCAACCTTTGAGGATGGAACCGTCAAAAGCGCCAAGGTTCACGGTGAAATCGCGTTCGCCTACCATGCAACTGGTGATACTCCGCAAG AACATGAGACGATCAGGATCAACAATTTCCCCAGCCTTGAAGTTATTGGACCGAACCGTATCTTTGTTCAAAACAGCCTCGGAAAGTCTGACGAGTTCAACTTGGACGTGTCGCATCTCAACAAGACATCCACAGCGTTTACGTATAGAGTACACGCTGGCGATGCCGACGGCTCTGGCTTAGCGGCGCAAGTTCCTTTGCTGATCCGCCCGGCTTGGAAGCCGCAGGGCGACAAGCTCGGACTTCTCTTGCAGTACTCCCTGAACCCCGCAAGTAACCTTACAGCTCCTGTTACACTACAAAACGTGGTATTCGTCGCCACGTACGAGGGTGCCAAGGCTTCAGGCGCCCAGACAAAGCCGACAGGAACGCATCTGAAGGACAAGCATCTGGTATACTGGCGCTTGGGCGACTTGACACTCACAAACGAGATACAGAAGATTGTGTGCCGTATTGTGGGAGCTGAGAACGCGGAACCCAAACCTGGTCACATTGAAGCCCGCTGGGAGCTCACCCCGGAGATTCTGGGTAGCGGCATCAGTATTTCCCGCCTGGAAGAAACCAAGGGCAAGGGCAAGGATGAAGATGCCGACCCCTTTGCCGACGACAACCCGACCTCGCCGGCGCTGCCAGCTGATCAGCAGTGGGTGGACGTGAACTTGGTGAAGAAGATTACCAGCGGCAAGTACGAGGCCAAGTAA
- a CDS encoding spindle assembly checkpoint component MAD1, which yields MSDIIDEDEDSRRVQEIGMLLRKSQRHPSRASPRGAATPQTAGPSMLRHVTLSPASPAVNNRQNIGRSSGRVQKMEKLLQQSTGAMRSHTPSGDPPGRRASVTNRFRNSTGGSALPRPHASLRESRTFRATQPTYNLFTGGDANSRPGSRASLAAPDSVRASSHESSKENMAPPDAAEYESQRQVIEELKAELGTLRYTISTFEQEKQMADARHNAELEDQRRRAQADFTAKQAAESEKFQAARQLENTQKELSDLRDNIAEEKTSLEKRARDAEEEARLLQEQLEDLSSSKDEAARINERKTIDLEMQLQAAQKSTQELEQESQAREAALQQIQSQLVDKDNHVADLESEVLRLKAQTGDADTMAIIKRELSEQVAHIRSLEATNREQLSELKHLRQIHRAVEVVEEEKRSLQRKLEAARSLETELAEAHIQRQRLEDERIAWTGYLASTDDGSGDLGFDSPEAVARALVEQRYENAAQLDKMGSLQAELAAQESSIKSCQEEITTLKSQLADAKSATSAPQNVDKTRLRTERQRVLAVKEVEYLRAQLKTFDAEDEAFQPEAVDETRARRIQELEDLVDKYRSEVQALHTEMSSIEAGKPPAAANPTPAAGTKRPRDENDDASAAQEQLGLLTRKNRKLQDQLAAVQTQHALTQKELAVTQDQLKALKTQSKTRVLSLRSNPTSDYEAIKVAKLKALEQENADLLAQLNDNENVDLVPRSQLDAADRLVEEARAETASAQKSAKRLKEVWSKKSLEFKEAIFSTLGWTVMFMPNGKMRVESTFYPSQTDEYENSIVFDGEKGTMKVGGGPRSAFARRIGDQIGFWVREKGCIPGFLAALTLEFYEEYSRNQMQTE from the exons ATGTCCGACATCATagacgaagacgaagacTCGAGGAGGGTGCAAGAGATCGGCATGCTGCTCAGGAAGAGCCAGCGACATCCCTCCCGTGCCTCACCGCGGGGTGCAGCGACACCACAAACAGCAGGGCCCTCCATGCTACGTCACGTGACTCTATCCCCAGCATCCCCGGCCGTTAACAACCGCCAAAACATTGGCCGATCCTCAGGGCGCGTTCAGAAGATGGAGAAGCTTCTTCAACAAAGCACCGGCGCAATGAGGTCGCATACCCCCTCGGGCGACCCTCCAGGGAGGCGTGCCTCCGTCACAAACCGTTTTCGCAATAGCACCGGCGGGAGCGCTCTTCCCAGACCCCATGCTTCCTTGAGAGAATCCAGG ACTTTTCGCGCAACACAACCAACATACAACCTGTTCACCGGCGGCGATGCCAACAGCAGGCCAGGCTCGCGCGCAAGTCTCGCCGCTCCCGACTCCGTCCGCGCCTCATCCCACGAAAGCTCAAAAGAAAACATGGCGCCCCCCGATGCCGCCGAGTACGAGTCCCAGCGCCAGGTCATTGAGGAGCTCAAGGCCGAGCTGGGTACACTGCGCTACACCATCAGCACCTTTGAGCAGGAGAAGCAGATGGCCGACGCCCGACACAATGCCGAGCTTGAGGACCAGCGCCGCCGCGCCCAGGCCGATTTCACAGCGAAACAAGCTGCCGAGAGCGAAAAGTTCCAGGCGGCGCGCCAGCTGGAGAACACCCAAAAGGAGTTAAGCGACCTCCGCGACAACATTGCGGAAGAAAAGACGAGCCTAGAGAAGCGTGCGCGCGACGCGGAAGAGgaggcccgtttattacaGGAACAATTGGAAGACTTGTCAAGCTCTAAAGACGAAGCCGCGCGCATCAATGAGAGAAAGACGATCGACCTCGAAATGCAGCTTCAAGCTGCCCAAAAGTCGACGCAGGAGCTGGAACAAGAAAGCCAGGCCCGTGAGGCTGCTCTTCAGCAGATCCAGTCGCAGCTCGTGGACAAGGACAACCATGTAGCCGACCTCGAATCTGAAGTTCTGCGCCTCAAGGCCCAGACAGGCGACGCCGACACAATGGCCATCATCAAGCGCGAGCTCTCGGAGCAGGTCGCGCACATCCGCAGCCTCGAGGCCACAAACCGTGAGCAGCTCTCAGAGCTGAAGCACCTCCGTCAGATTCATCGGGCCGTCGAGGTCGTCGAAGAGGAGAAGCGATCCCTTCAACGTAAGCTCGAGGCCGCCAGGTCCCTCGAGACGGAGCTCGCCGAGGCACACATTCAGCGCCAGCGTCTCGAGGACGAACGCATCGCCTGGACGGGCTACCTGGCCAGCACAGACGACGGCAGCGGCGATCTCGGATTCGACTCCCCCGAGGCTGTCGCCCGCGCCCTCGTCGAGCAGCGTTATGAGAACGCCGCCCAGCTCGACAAGATGGGCTCCCTGCAAGCCGAGCTCGCTGCGCAGGAATCCTCAATCAAGTCCTGCCAGGAAGAAATCACCACCCTCAAGTCCCAGCTCGCCGACGCGAAGTCCGCCACATCAGCCCCCCAAAACGTCGACAAGACCCGCCTTCGCACTGAGCGCCAGCGTGTACTGGCCGTCAAGGAGGTGGAATACCTTCGCGCCCAGCTCAAGACCTTTGACGCCGAAGACGAGGCCTTCCAGCCCGAGGCCGTCGACGAGACCCGCGCACGTCGCATCCAGGAGCTCGAAGACCTCGTCGACAAGTACAGAAGCGAGGTACAAGCCCTCCACACTGAAATGTCGTCCATAGAAGCAGGTAAACCACCCGCCGCCGCAAACCCAACACCAGCAGCCGGCACAAAACGCCCGCGCGACGAGAACGACGACGCCTCGGCCGCGCAGGAACAACTCGGCCTTCTCACCCGCAAAAACCGCAAACTCCAAGACCAGCTCGCCGCCGTGCAAACCCAACACGCCCTCACCCAAAAAGAACTCGCCGTCACGCAAGACCAGCTCAAGGCCCTCAAAACACAATCCAAAACCCGCGTCCTGTCTCTGCGCTCGAACCCGACGTCAGACTACGAAGCCATCAAAGTCGCCAAACTCAAAGCCCTCGAGCAGGAAAACGCCGACCTCCTCGCCCAACTCAACGACAACGAAAACGTGGACCTCGTCCCGCGATCCCAGCTCGATGCCGCAGACCGCCTGGTGGAAGAAGCCCGCGCCGAGACCGCATCCGCCCAGAAATCAGCCAAGCGCCTCAAGGAAGTCTGGTCTAAGAAATCTCTCGAGTTCAAAGAGGCCATCTTCTCCACGCTCGGCTGGACCGTCATGTTCATGCCCAACGGCAAAATGCGCGTCGAGTCGACGTTCTACCCCTCCCAGACGGACGAGTACGAGAACTCCATCGTGTTTGACGGCGAAAAGGGGACCATGAAGGTCGGCGGCGGGCCGAGGAGCGCTTTTGCCCGAAGAATTGGCGATCAGATTGGCTTCTGGGTCAGGGAGAAGGGGTGTATTCCTGGGTTTTTGGCGGCGCTGACGTTGGAGTTTTATGAAGAGTATTCGAGGAATCAGATGCAGACTGAGTAG